TGAAAGACGTCGACGGCCTCGTTATCGCTGAGCCATCTGGATACAATATTGGTTACGGCGAAAAAGGTTCGATGGATATCAAATTTATTTCTAAAGGTAAAGCCAGTCACAGTTCTATGCCCGAAAATGGCTTCAACGCTATTGACGCTTTGATGAGTTTACTACTCGACGCCAACAAAATTTTTCGTGACGAAAGCATTCCACAGGATACAATGGGACCATTGATTTTCAACACCACTTTAATCAAAGGCGGAACCCAAATCAATTCAATTCCCGACTACGCCGAATCCGAAGCCAATGTACGGACGATTCCAGAATATAATAATGAAAAAATTGTCACAGAATTAAATCAATTAATGGAAAAGTACAATCAACAAGGTGCTCAAATCAGCACTGATATTTACATGAACGAAAGTCCCGTTCTAATGAGTCCTGACAATTATTTAGTCAAAGCTATCAAGAAATTAATGACACCTTATGCTAAAGAAGATATCAAGATTCGCCCCATTTCTCCCGTTACTGACGCCTCTAATCTAGTCCAAGGTAAACCTAAAGATTTTCCTTTTATCATTGCAGGACCCGGTAACGACACACCTCATCAGATTAACGAGAGTCTCGATAAACAAATGTTTTTAGATTTTATTGATATTTATGAGAAATTGTTTATTGAATTCTTAGAAAAATAGTTTTTACGCATCATATTCAGCGTACGCTGACTAATTCCAATTTTCTTAAATTCTTTGCTTGCCATAAAACCCGTTCGACGGAATATAGTCATGGTGAATCAGGAAAGGTCAGTGAAGAATATGTTTAGTTACATTGAAATAATCAATAATAAATCAGAAGCAGTTTTCAACTACGTTAATTTTGAAATCACCAAGAATATCCTATCCATTAAACCTGTGAAGGGACTACTTTCAGCCACGACCATTAAAATTCCACTTAAGGAAATAACCGATATTCACGACGGCAACTATTATGGTTGGAATCGAATCCAATTTACCTATAATGATAAGAAATATATATTTATTTACAGTGGCTATGGCGAGTTCGATTATCTCAAAGAGAACCTTCTGGCTTCCATCATGGCTTAGATATTCAAAATTGAAAATACCAAAATAAACCTCAACCGTTTAACACGTTGAGGTTTATTTTTTTATATTAAGACTTATTATTGATGGTTCTAAATTTATGGTACCTAGCTTACTTTTCCGCGAGTATATTCTTTAGTAAAAGGATGGTTTATCCCATTCTGTATTTGGTTCTACAACCCCAATACTTTCTGCTTTATACAAGGCTGGATCTTCAACTATGTCAGTGATCAATCTAGCGATAGCTTGGCGAGTTACCTGTGTCCCCTTCATTGGTTCACCTTGAGGAACAATTTGATACTTTAAATTATTATCTTGATTGTATAACCAACTCATTCTCAAGAAAGTGTAATCCAGGCCACTGTTATCAATTACTGCTGCGGCCTTTTTTATTCCTGTGTAATCGCCCATCATCTTTGCATTCCATTGTCCGAACTTACCGGCTACTTCGTCATAAATTCCTAAGCCACCAGCAACGATTAATCTACTAACTTGATTCTTTTTCATCGCTGAAACAACATTCTCGTTGGCTTCAATAAAATGTCCGGTAGCTAGGTAAACGATGTCCTGACCAGAGATACTCTTATCTAAATCAGCTTGATTATTCCAGTTGCCATCAATCAAAGTAATTCGCGGATTATCTTGATATTCTGTTAGTCTTTGGGTAGCTCTTCTAGCAAAAAGCGTCAATTCTGAGTCCGTTTCGCTCAATAACATTGGAATTAAATATTTGGAAATATTACTTGTTGCACCTAATAAAATTATTTTTGGCATAATTTCTCCCTTTATTAGCTTTGTTTTGTTGGATAAATAGTAAATTCATTAACATTGACATCTTCTGGTTGGTCGATTGCAAAGTTAACCACACGGGCAATCGCATCAGGTGTAATTCCCACAGCTTGATAAAACTTGTCCATTCTCTGTTTCGAATTATCATCAGTAATGTGCTTCAATAGTTCAGTATTAATGGCTGCTGGATACAAAGTAGCAGTTCTAATATTAGTTTTTTCTTGAGCACTTTCCATTCGGATTACTTCCATTAAGTCTCTGACAGCAAATTTAGTTGCTCCATAAACACCAGAACCAATTGATCCTTTGAGTCCGGCAACGGAAGAAGTAGTAACGATTTGACCATGTTTTTGTGCGGTGAAATCTGGCATTACTGCGGCTACACCATTGAGAACACCTTTCAAATTAACATCAACCATTCTGTTCCAATCTGCTACTTTTAATTCACTAACTGGTGAAGTCAACATGATTCCAGCATTGTTGAAGATGACGTCGATAGCACCAAATTTTGATTTAGCCAATTCTACTAGTGCCTTCAAATCTTCTGGCTTTGTAACGTCAGTAGCCTTGTAAGTTGATTCACCACCAGCGTCATTAATTTCTTGACTAATCTTTTGTAAACGTTCTTCACGTCTTGCACCTAAAACGACCTTAGCTCCATTACTTGCTAACAATTTAGCAGTTGCCGCTCCAATACCTGATGATGCTCCTGTAATTACAACTACTTTATTTTTAACTGACATATCAATGTCCTCCTAGTTATTCTTCTTGTTTAAAACATCCATTCGTTCTTGATTACAAATACCAGTATACGAGGATCTGTGGAAATGAGAAGAATCCAATAATTGATATGGTATCAACTAAAGGTTTATACTATTAAAAAGGAGTGATTCGGATTATGGATATCTCACAATTACAAACATTTATCAGGGTTAGTACTTATGGTAGTTTTACCAAGGCAGGCGAAGAGAGTTTTATTTCTGGGACGGCGGTAATGAAGCAAATTAACCGATTAGAGAGTGAATTAAACTTAAAACTTTTTGTTCGAACCGCTACCGGAACTAAGTTAACTCCCGAGGGTCAAAAGTTCTTGCCTTACGTTCAACAAATCTTGAGTCTCTTGGACACGGCGATTGACGAGACTCGAAAGGTCGGATTATTGGGGCAAAATATTATCACTGTTGGAACCTCTATCCTGCACCCTGCTGATCCTTTTATGGAAATCTGGAAAAAAATAACTGCCCAAATGTCAGATTTTCAAATCCGCATTGTGCAGTTACAAGAAGATCTTCACTCCAGTAACAGAGAATATGCTATGTTAGGTAAACAGTGTGATTTAATAGTAGGAACTTTTGATAATACTACTTTGAAACAGTCCTTTCGGGCATTGCCTCTAGGACAATATAATTTCGGTATCGCTGTTCGAAGTGATAATCCTTTAGCAAAATTAAGTAAAATCACTTTCAAAGACTTGATCAATCAGACTCTTATTAGCGTTCCTCTGGGTATCAGTGAAAAAAACGATCAATTACGAAAGATTATTGCCAGAGATTTTCCTCAAATAAATATCTCTGAGACTAATGGTCGCTACGATATGAATACTTTTAATCAAGCTGTTGAAGAAAATATTG
This sequence is a window from Companilactobacillus alimentarius DSM 20249. Protein-coding genes within it:
- a CDS encoding ArgE/DapE family deacylase, translated to MNFLNEEERLDILKKLIAIKSVNDHEKVVATYLQKLLAQYDIKSEIKPVHGDRANLVAEIGSGKPVLGISGHMDVVTPGNPDDWDSDPFEMTQRDGQLFGRGITDMKSGLAALVITMIELHHQNLPKTGTIRLMATMGEEVGEVGSSYLLKDGYMKDVDGLVIAEPSGYNIGYGEKGSMDIKFISKGKASHSSMPENGFNAIDALMSLLLDANKIFRDESIPQDTMGPLIFNTTLIKGGTQINSIPDYAESEANVRTIPEYNNEKIVTELNQLMEKYNQQGAQISTDIYMNESPVLMSPDNYLVKAIKKLMTPYAKEDIKIRPISPVTDASNLVQGKPKDFPFIIAGPGNDTPHQINESLDKQMFLDFIDIYEKLFIEFLEK
- a CDS encoding NAD(P)H-binding protein, yielding MPKIILLGATSNISKYLIPMLLSETDSELTLFARRATQRLTEYQDNPRITLIDGNWNNQADLDKSISGQDIVYLATGHFIEANENVVSAMKKNQVSRLIVAGGLGIYDEVAGKFGQWNAKMMGDYTGIKKAAAVIDNSGLDYTFLRMSWLYNQDNNLKYQIVPQGEPMKGTQVTRQAIARLITDIVEDPALYKAESIGVVEPNTEWDKPSFY
- a CDS encoding SDR family oxidoreductase; protein product: MSVKNKVVVITGASSGIGAATAKLLASNGAKVVLGARREERLQKISQEINDAGGESTYKATDVTKPEDLKALVELAKSKFGAIDVIFNNAGIMLTSPVSELKVADWNRMVDVNLKGVLNGVAAVMPDFTAQKHGQIVTTSSVAGLKGSIGSGVYGATKFAVRDLMEVIRMESAQEKTNIRTATLYPAAINTELLKHITDDNSKQRMDKFYQAVGITPDAIARVVNFAIDQPEDVNVNEFTIYPTKQS
- a CDS encoding LysR family transcriptional regulator; the protein is MDISQLQTFIRVSTYGSFTKAGEESFISGTAVMKQINRLESELNLKLFVRTATGTKLTPEGQKFLPYVQQILSLLDTAIDETRKVGLLGQNIITVGTSILHPADPFMEIWKKITAQMSDFQIRIVQLQEDLHSSNREYAMLGKQCDLIVGTFDNTTLKQSFRALPLGQYNFGIAVRSDNPLAKLSKITFKDLINQTLISVPLGISEKNDQLRKIIARDFPQINISETNGRYDMNTFNQAVEENIALITLTPWKRIHPNLVSIPLDTKVTVPYGILTTKFPGSNVERFLVEFSKIYKSLK